The Haemorhous mexicanus isolate bHaeMex1 chromosome 8, bHaeMex1.pri, whole genome shotgun sequence genome includes a window with the following:
- the FAM237A gene encoding protein FAM237A, translating to MDLGSRGRIHCTMRLTCSLLLMAVFCVTPFLCHSQVDPLALGRADPQCWESSSAVLLEMRKPRISDSVSGFWDFMIFLKSSENLKHGALFWDLAQLFWDIYVDCVLSRTHGLGRRQLSEAVRSTKMATLRSQFTGRNQGTFPHIQRSPVLKKKDSFEDLISIHIHKSRSILLGRIIGELGKKRKLHI from the exons ATGGATCTTGGAAGCAGAGGAAGAATCCACTGCACCATGAGACTCACCTGCTCTCTCCTACTCATGGCAGTGTTCTGTGTGACACCTTTCCTCTGCCATAGTCAAGTTGATCCACTGGCTCTTGGGCGGGCAGACCCCCAGTGCTGGGAATCCTCCTCAGCTGTTTTACTGGAGATGAGGAAGCCTCGCatttctgactctgtcagtggctTTTGGGACTTCATGATCTTTCTGAAATCCTCAGAGAACTTGAAACATGGGGCTTTGTTCTGGGACCTGGCTCAGCTCTTCTGGGATATCTATGTGGACTGTGTGCTCTCCAGAACCCATGGGCTGGGGAGAAGGCAGCTGTCAGAAGCTGTCAGAAGCACAAAGATGGCTACTCTACGTTCTCAGTTCACAGGGAGAAACCAAG GGACATTTCCTCATATTCAGAGGTCACCAGTTCTGAAGAAGAAAGACTCATTTGAAGATTTAATAAGTATCCATATACATAAGAGTAGATCTATATTACTTGGAAGAATCATTGGAGAGctaggaaaaaagaggaaattacaCATATAG